The following are encoded in a window of Candidatus Aegiribacteria sp. genomic DNA:
- a CDS encoding class I SAM-dependent RNA methyltransferase: MQITITALGNSVGGISSAEGRKTVFVRGALSGETVRCRISSEKKNRIEAELLEVIEASPHRVTPFCEYFGECGGCSLQNLSYTQQLIWKSNWIEKAFIRAGISFSTIEDAVPSPQITGYRNRVSFDVIDGKPGLHRFRGNPFPVSECPLLNRRGQQEFRLLQKVSLGHCARVSVRASDRTGSAMLEFRGGPAPSSLVKDDSVITAEEISGKWATEPEGCEITEQAAGLIFPIRPGTFFQVNPGCADRLISTVAGSCDDDTNILDLYGGSGTIALPLAASGAKVVSVEINPDASLSGRKAAKINGIDSISFITIPARQFLTDSSRSGRSWDTVIVDPPRSGLGIRISRLLRKINSRKIIYVSCNPFSLARDLRIITERNWTVQKVQPIDMFPQTDHIETVVLLERKENLCPPQ; encoded by the coding sequence TTGCAGATTACAATAACAGCACTTGGTAACAGCGTCGGCGGAATATCATCAGCAGAAGGTAGAAAGACTGTATTCGTTCGCGGTGCTCTCTCTGGGGAAACAGTCAGATGCAGAATATCCTCAGAGAAGAAGAACAGAATTGAAGCAGAACTGCTCGAAGTCATTGAGGCATCTCCTCACAGGGTTACTCCCTTTTGTGAATACTTCGGTGAATGCGGAGGATGTTCACTTCAGAATTTATCATACACTCAACAGCTTATCTGGAAAAGTAACTGGATAGAAAAAGCTTTCATCAGAGCTGGAATCAGCTTCTCAACAATAGAAGATGCAGTTCCGTCACCTCAGATAACCGGATACCGTAACAGAGTCTCATTCGATGTGATCGATGGTAAGCCGGGTCTTCACAGGTTCAGAGGTAATCCCTTCCCTGTGAGTGAATGCCCCCTGCTCAATCGTAGAGGACAACAGGAATTCAGACTGCTGCAGAAAGTCAGTCTTGGCCATTGTGCTAGAGTCTCAGTGCGAGCATCTGACAGAACCGGCAGCGCCATGCTTGAATTCAGAGGGGGACCGGCACCGTCCAGCCTTGTAAAAGACGATTCTGTTATTACAGCGGAGGAAATATCGGGTAAATGGGCAACTGAACCTGAGGGCTGTGAAATCACAGAACAGGCAGCAGGTTTAATCTTTCCAATCAGACCTGGAACGTTCTTCCAGGTAAATCCCGGTTGCGCTGACAGACTGATCTCAACTGTTGCTGGCTCATGTGATGACGATACAAATATTCTTGACCTCTACGGTGGTTCCGGAACTATTGCACTCCCCCTCGCAGCATCCGGCGCAAAGGTTGTTTCTGTTGAGATCAATCCCGACGCCTCTCTTTCAGGACGAAAAGCGGCGAAGATAAACGGCATTGATTCAATCAGTTTCATAACAATCCCTGCCAGACAGTTCCTGACAGATTCTTCAAGGTCAGGCAGATCATGGGATACGGTGATAGTTGATCCTCCAAGGTCAGGGCTTGGTATCAGAATCTCGCGGCTCCTCAGAAAAATCAATTCAAGGAAAATAATCTATGTGAGCTGTAATCCTTTCTCCCTTGCAAGGGATCTTCGTATTATCACTGAGAGAAACTGGACTGTTCAAAAGGTTCAACCAATTGATATGTTTCCTCAAACGGATCACATTGAAACAGTGGTTCTGCTTGAGAGAAAGGAAAATTTATGTCCGCCGCAGTAA